The stretch of DNA ACGGAGAGAAAATGAATAAAAAGGAGGAACTTTAAAATAATAAACAAAAAGAATAATTCCCAAAGATATAAAGAAAAAAAGAACGGTAGTGTACGATATTTTGTGTAAGCTTGAGAAATGGGATAACCTCCTGGGGAACACCCCACAAATACCAACCCCAGGAGGCAAAAATGGAACTACAGAAGATTTTACCAGACCTAGTTAAGGAAGTGGTAAAGCAAACCTTAGAGTCAATCATGACGGCTGAAAGAGAAGTGTTTCTTAAAGAACATGGAGGAACAAAGAACGGCTTTTACGTTAGAAACTTAGATACTGTTATCGGTAAGCTTGAAAATCTGAGAATTCCAAGAGATAGAGAGGGAAAATTCAGAACAAAGTTGATAGAACCTTATAGAAGAAGAGATATCAATCTTGAAGACTTAAT from Desulfurobacterium indicum encodes:
- a CDS encoding transposase, whose protein sequence is MRNGITSWGTPHKYQPQEAKMELQKILPDLVKEVVKQTLESIMTAEREVFLKEHGGTKNGFYVRNLDTVIGKLENLRIPRDREGKFRTKLIEPYRRRDINLEDLILGMFASGMSARAVAQALESVFELKYSPSTISKISQVTLEEI